In the Paenibacillus sp. FSL H7-0357 genome, one interval contains:
- a CDS encoding SUKH-3 domain-containing protein, translated as MTFSQRTIDILKDAGWYPERKVAIRPTINFLAEKGFEVFDLAKEAFEQFGGLEYSVPSDESDGFQVGPEFLREGIERKHYSRYETIIGEELVVIGLAYDENATMFMSKTGKVYGIMDDYYIWKFGDNIYEAIHILCESKELKVISEE; from the coding sequence ATGACTTTTTCACAAAGAACTATTGATATTTTAAAGGATGCTGGCTGGTATCCTGAAAGGAAAGTAGCGATTAGGCCAACAATAAACTTTTTAGCAGAAAAAGGGTTTGAAGTATTTGATCTTGCCAAGGAGGCATTTGAACAATTCGGTGGATTAGAGTATTCAGTGCCTAGTGACGAATCAGATGGCTTTCAGGTAGGTCCTGAATTTTTAAGGGAAGGCATCGAAAGGAAACACTATAGCAGGTATGAAACAATCATAGGAGAAGAGCTAGTTGTAATCGGATTGGCATATGACGAGAATGCAACTATGTTTATGTCTAAAACAGGGAAAGTATATGGCATTATGGATGATTATTATATTTGGAAATTCGGCGATAATATATATGAAGCTATACATATTTTATGTGAGAGTAAAGAGTTAAAGGTAATTAGTGAA